The genomic window TACAAAGTACGAACGTGTCTGACTTGTCTTTCCACGTTCCCTCTGAAAACTTCGCGACTGCCTTCTTGATCTTTGCGGCGCCGAACTTCTCTTCGCGTTTACATTGGTATACGCGATACTTCACACTCGTTCCGGTCCTGGCAAAGATGTCGATTCCCTCTTGTTTATCACCTCGAACACCATACAGCTGGCAGGACTCGACATCTGCTTCACGTCGAGCCAAGCGGAGGCACAGCCGTTCAAAATTGTCCCACGAAAGCTCACCGAAAGGTAAAGACTGCTTGAGGGAATCAACAGGTGGACTAACAGCAACCGTTGCCGGCATATCCATCCAGGTTGGAATAGATTTTAGATCCGCCATTTTTTCGCTCGTTTCATCGAAGAGTACAGGATTGACAACACGTGACGTGAACACGATCGGTACGGCGTTCGGGATTGTCGTACATTCATTACAAAATAAGAATGAGCTCAAAAGACGAGTAATTACTGGCAAGCAGCACAACAGGCAAAACCACCCCCGGTTTGATTTTTGACGGATTGCCCAACCACCATCCCTCTTCCTCACAATTCCGGAATGGGATAATTGGAAACACGCACACGAATCCCTTCCTCGAGCGAATCGAAGACCTTAAGCGCTGCATCGCAATTGCCGCTATTAACTAAGTGCCCAATTACAGAAGGTAACTTGTGAAATACGCTTCCATAGCAACTTGATAAAATGCTCTCCAACAGGTCTTCCTTCATGTCACGGACCTGAGGAAACCGCTTTACTTCACTTGTGACAAAATATGCTCGCGGATCGACATCCACTTCCTCAGCATTGACCTCCACTTCAGGAGCTTCTCTCGCAAATTGAGCTCGCACAATCTTCACGTTCACATTATGGTCACGTAAGGCCTCTGAGAACGCGCCCATATTCAGTTGACGGCAACGCGTCGCAAGGATTCGACCGTAATGGACAGCCAGATTGACATCGAATCGGCACAAGACTGCTACAAAATGGCTAGGAGCATCGTAGAGCATTCTGCCGTCGGTTAGTTCATCAAGTAACAACAGTACCTGCGTAATGAATTTTGCAACGCCCGACAAACGCTCGCCGAGAAGTGGTCCGACAAGTTCGAAAGCGATGATGAAGTCGTTAATTGCAGTGTCCTTGCGGTAGCCGTAAGTGAACGACGCCCGGACTCCATTCGTCAATACGCGGCGAGCCGCAGATAGATTGCCAAGCTTTGCGTACCGAGCGTTCAAACTCATTAATGACCCTGATTTAAACTCGCACGATTCCACGAAATTGCCTTTAACCTCCTCGAGAAGTTCATGGGCCAGGGCCCTGCAACAGTTCTCATTCAGAAAAAGGTCGCATAGCGAAAGTATGCCAACGCCGAAACGAATACCTGCTCGATTCAATGCAGGCAACAGATTGGTCCGAATCATCGACTCGAATTCAGACAATTGACCCTTTTTTCTTGCCTGATGAAGCGTTGGTCTCACTATTTCACCAAGACCACAAGAGAAAAAACTTGCACTCTGAACATCGGTGCTGGAATAACTCGTATGTGCTAGCAAGTAAATCCCTTCGCTGAGAACTTTTATCCCTTCCTTCCAAGTATCCGCCCCATCGGCCGATACGCCAGCAATTGCCGCTATTCCATTATGAAACGCCCGCGCAACACGTGATGGTTGCCGGAACATTAGAGCATTGATCTCCGACAATCGAGAATCTAGTGACAGCTGGTTGCATAGATGAATGTCCAAGGATAATTGGATGATGTCCTTTCGCGCGTGGCTGCAGTCATACCATGGATATCGATCGCTCAGCGTATTCGGAAGTGGAAACTCTTCAAGTCGCTGCCTGACGCTGTCCTTCAGATCTGGAATGTCTAATGCTGCCAATAGAATCCCGAGGTCAGTAACATCTTCCATAAGCGTCAGAGCTCTGTCTCTTCGCTCTTCCAATTCGTCCAATGCAATTCGCGTTCTGAACCACAGATCCACTGCCGTCTCGAAATCGAAAGGAAGAGGGTCTTGCTGCAACCAAGAATCTACGCGCGCGTATTCTTTGTGGTGCAAACACTCGTAGGCCGCTAAGGATGCATATCGACTGGAGTCAAGGTGCGGGCTAACAAAATGCGTGTTGCTTCGCGCTACACCTGCAATAGCTTCCTTGACTATTCCCATAATCTCATTGGGAGACGCCCGTAGCGATAGGTGTTGAATATATTTTTCGAACTCGGGATTCAGACCATGCTCTTCGACGCTTGGAAGAGCCTGTGCGAGAATTCTGTCTTGCAGGCGTCTAGATAATTCTCCGTAGCCGTGGGCAAAAAGGAGTTCGATGAGATCAGGCCCGGGGTAGACCACAGAGAGAAATTGCGAGGCGATGTAGGCGTATCGTTCGACGAGGTCAATTCGGCCCTGAGCCAGCCATGCATCAACTAAATTCGCTTCGAAGAGTTCGCCATCAAACTCGGCCCGTTCTAGGCATCCTTTAAGAATCCAATATTTGGACGTAAGCGCCAATTCTTCCTTGGCTAGGGCGGTTATCGCAAGTTTCCGAAACCCCTCATGCAGCAGGGGAATACTCGCACCGGCTACGATCTGTCTTACCACCCATTCGCAATCTAGATCGGACGCAACGAAAGAACCTTCTCCAACTTCTGCCAATAGGTGTAGCAAGTGTTCTCCGGTTCTCGGATCATCCCTCAAATTCGATAAGAATTCGAGTTGTGCAGCCGATCCGAAACTGGCAGCCGATGAGCATCGAGAGGCGAACGAACGCAAGCTGTCGTGGCTGAAGAACCATTGTTGAGCAATTCGCCGAAACAAGTAAGCAAAACTATTAAGTTGGTCCTCAACTTCCCGTGGATTCGCCGGGGGATCTAAAATTCGAGCGATTTCGACGGATGAGAGCTCGAATGGACTCGCCGCCAATATTCCCAGTGCATCTCTCGCTAAGGCAGTGCGTGGCTGATCCAATACCAATGCATAGTAGCTCTCGATGTCACCGTCGTATGGAACAACCTCTGCGAGAACACGTGCCGGTTGATGCCCCATTTGAGTTCCCAACCGAAGTTGTTTTGCGACGATGCTAGTATGCAATGCGTGCCCACAACTTTTTGACCAAACGGCGTAAGGCAATCCTTCTAAGTCGCGTTGATTTGATACCAAGCTCTCAATTACGCCATATTGCTGTAGAAGGTCGCGTACCTGTTGGAC from Bremerella cremea includes these protein-coding regions:
- a CDS encoding NACHT domain-containing protein gives rise to the protein MNNSGSELCERGNELVSRRKILESLQKAQLSELAKKLGQPASSVKKKAFIVDALASTRSFTTRQILESLRLIELKSLCKQLNLPVTDRKKSAYIEALLPRSNSTYGTAEKSSLDLSRATRSLERGSSKTLRSIRRGIRYQDLVAAESLIAMVTDDDSPPLWVMLENRAGGTFDDVVVGYPKLVVWKQVKWSQSPGSNPLSIQAFAERYGKRRTALISSFARSYRLITESGMPFELEIVSNRSLDSNFQRFVTGPRSRLKPKKELSKKQIELLAASWQELSGFAGDEFWLFLSSLHFHVNSPDLARLERDIERILKLLGCDHGAYERLIEAVWRWAQDDSKKRIDRTDVEAVLGGTAFLPPNEFILPEIRVTRAETQRELSRRIESIDNGYIVVLGSPGSGKSTLLNTFQISQSKPDNCDVVLYNCFTGTSDQFLRTRAQTDNFASFLARECYEIFPGQFGPRFNAGKSGIESLVSRAASCLSQGRKLVVIVDGIDYAQRYSSDSSQSLFHSLPVSLPPGIVFVLSARVMEQIPSHVRHSCGDEQIEVPPLDVQQVRDLLQQYGVIESLVSNQRDLEGLPYAVWSKSCGHALHTSIVAKQLRLGTQMGHQPARVLAEVVPYDGDIESYYALVLDQPRTALARDALGILAASPFELSSVEIARILDPPANPREVEDQLNSFAYLFRRIAQQWFFSHDSLRSFASRCSSAASFGSAAQLEFLSNLRDDPRTGEHLLHLLAEVGEGSFVASDLDCEWVVRQIVAGASIPLLHEGFRKLAITALAKEELALTSKYWILKGCLERAEFDGELFEANLVDAWLAQGRIDLVERYAYIASQFLSVVYPGPDLIELLFAHGYGELSRRLQDRILAQALPSVEEHGLNPEFEKYIQHLSLRASPNEIMGIVKEAIAGVARSNTHFVSPHLDSSRYASLAAYECLHHKEYARVDSWLQQDPLPFDFETAVDLWFRTRIALDELEERRDRALTLMEDVTDLGILLAALDIPDLKDSVRQRLEEFPLPNTLSDRYPWYDCSHARKDIIQLSLDIHLCNQLSLDSRLSEINALMFRQPSRVARAFHNGIAAIAGVSADGADTWKEGIKVLSEGIYLLAHTSYSSTDVQSASFFSCGLGEIVRPTLHQARKKGQLSEFESMIRTNLLPALNRAGIRFGVGILSLCDLFLNENCCRALAHELLEEVKGNFVESCEFKSGSLMSLNARYAKLGNLSAARRVLTNGVRASFTYGYRKDTAINDFIIAFELVGPLLGERLSGVAKFITQVLLLLDELTDGRMLYDAPSHFVAVLCRFDVNLAVHYGRILATRCRQLNMGAFSEALRDHNVNVKIVRAQFAREAPEVEVNAEEVDVDPRAYFVTSEVKRFPQVRDMKEDLLESILSSCYGSVFHKLPSVIGHLVNSGNCDAALKVFDSLEEGIRVRVSNYPIPEL